GAGCCGTCAGTTCGGAAACATTATCCGTCGGTGCGTAGGCCTCGATACCGGCCAGTTTTCGGAAATCGTTGACCGCGTGAGCAGCCGCGGCGGCGCTGCCCCCCACTCCGATCACGAAAAGCCGCCCTCCCCGTTCCCGGAGCGATACCAGTTCTTCCACCAGGTTCAAGATCGCGGACCGATCGAGTTGCCGGGCGATGGCGATCAATTCTTCCAGGTATCTCTCGACATGGTTCATGCTCGCCGGTCCTTTCCGAGGACGACCCGGGAAATATTCCCCGGGTCGGCTACGGTGAAGTCGGACTGTACTCCCCGATTGTAGGGGGCGTCAACCAAGATGGTCCGGCAGCCGGCCGCGCGGCCGGCTGCCATGTCCTTTTGCTGGTCCCCCGCCATAAACGACCCGCTCAGATCGATTCCGTAACGGGCCGCGCCGTCTTCCAGCATTCCCGGCCGCGGCTTTCGGCAGCGGCAACCGTCAGCGGTGTCGTGAGGGCAGACGATAATATCGTCGACCTCGAGAGAAGCCCGGATATATCCATGCATCTTCTCCAGCTCATCCGGGTCAAGCCCCCCCCGGGCGATGTCGGGTTGGTTGGTGACTATCAGCACCATCCAGCCGTTGTTTTTCAGTTCCCGGATACATTCGCGGATTCCGGGCCTTATCCGCAGTTCCCGAAAATCCACGGGCGAAACCGGCACTCCGTTACGGCGGACTACTTCGTTGACAACCCCGTCCCGATCGAGAAAAACCGCCCGGACGGCCATCAGATACAGATATCCCGCAGGTTGGCGAGTACCTTGGTCCCCTCGAAATCGAAGCGGTACCGCATTGGGCGCAGCCCCCGGGCCGCCATTTTTTCCCGAAATTTCGCGTGGTCCTGCTCGACATAAAAGACAAAAAAACCGCCGCCGCCGGCGCCGGAGATTTTTCCTCCCAGAGCTCCCGCCTCTAAGGCCGATTCGTATATCTCGTCAAAACGGGGATTCGACATTTTTGGGGAGATCGCCCGCTTGCAACGCCAGTGCTCATCGAAAAGCCGGCCGATTTCCGTCAGGTTCCCCTCCTCCAATGCGGCCAAGACCAAATAGCCGATCTCCTTGATCCTGTGCATGTTGGAAAGTACTTCCGGCCGGGCGGCTCGGGCCGAGGAACTCTGTTCGGCCAGGATGTCGTTGGCCCGATGAAAAGTGTGAGTGAAAAACATCATCAAATTGCGGTTAAGATTTTCGATCAGGTCAGGATCGAGATGAAGTTTCTTTACCTCCACCTGGCCGGTCCTGTCGATCTCCAAGACGGTGATGCCCCCGAAGGCGGCCATGTATTGATCCTGTTTGCCTATCGGGTACCCGAGAATATCAATCTCCAGGCGGCACGCTTCTTCGGCCAGACGGTAAAGGTCCATATATTCCATCTTCAAGGTATGTAGAGCGTTGAGGAGGCCGACCGTATAACAGCTGGAAGAACCCAATCCGGTGCCGGCCGGAATATCGGCGATCGAAGCCACTTCGATGCCGCGTTGGAATCCATTGATTTTCAAGGCCTCCCGGGCGATATTGTGCCTCACTTCGGTAACCGTTTTCACCGTCTCCGATTCCGAATACTTGACTCTTACCATTCGATCGAACGGTTGGTTGACGTTGATATACATGTACTTGGCGATACCGGCCGCGATGATGAGCCCACCGTGACGCTCGTAGTAGGCGGGAAGATCGGTGCCCCCCCCGCCCAGGGTCACTCGAAAAGGTGTCCGGGTGATGATCATTGTTCCTGCCCGCCCCGGGTACGCATATACTCCCTGAATTCCCGTAATCCATCGAGAGAACCTATCTCGTAGAAACGCCGATCGGTTACATACCCCCCTATCCGGTCCTCCCGGCTCAACCTGGCGTATATACGTGACAAGTCTTCGGGTGCACCCGGCACGAACTCGTTCAGCACCCGGCGCCGGAAAAGGGCCGCTCCGTAATCGATGTATTCCATTGCCGGATCCGGGTCCGTTTTATCGTAAATAACTCTCTCTCCCTCAAGCCGCACATTGCTCGCGTCGTATAATCCCGCGTTTCGGAACACGGATAAGAAAATATCATAGTCCATTTCCCGGAAAGCGGCAATAAAGGCCCGGTAGTCGAAATCGAGGTAGGAATCTCCGTACAGCAGCAGAAACTCGTTTTCAAGCAGTTTCTCCGCCTTCTTCAACGCCCCGGCGGTACCGAGCAAGGCATCTTCCTTCTCGCGGCTGTAGATAAGTTCCATGCCCAAGCCGGCGCCGTCACCGAGACGATCTTCGATCATATCTCCCCGGTAGCCGACGCAGAGAACCGCCCGGCGAAACCCTCGAGAAACCAGGAGACGCAGCTGTCTGAGTATGAACGGGGCCCCGTCAACGTCAACCAGGGACTTGGGGATGCCCGCCGCTTCCGCTCCCAAGCGTGTCCCCATGCCCCCCGCCAGAATCACCGCCTGGGGCATGGAATCAGGGGCGGCCATTCTCCTCCTCCTCCTCCAGCATCTCCCGAACCGAGTTCCTGATCGCCTCGGCCGAATTCAGGCAAGGACGCCAACCGAGCGAGAATATCTTGTCGAGAACGAACCGTACCTTGGGAACGTCCCCCTTCCAACCGCGGTCTCCGCCCGTGTAATCAAGTTCAACCTCGGCAAGCCCCATTTCCTCGATCACGATGGCGGCGATACCGCCGACGTCGATGTAGTCCCCGGTGGCGATGTTGAAAACATCCAACCTCTCCCGGGACCGGTCGAGAACGTGAAGCATCGCTCTCACCACATCGGAAACGTGTATATAGGACTTACTCTGACTGCCGTCTCCGAGTATTTCGAGAGCCTTGGGGTTCTTGTCCAGCTTTCGAATGAAATCATAACCCACTCCGTGGGTCTGACGCGCCCCGACCACGTTGGCGAAACGGAAGATAAATCCCCGGAGCCCGAACATATGGGAAAAAGCGCTGATCATTCCCTCGCCGGCGAGCTTGCTCGCTCCATAGAGCGAAATGGGCAGAAGAGGACCGAAATCCTCGGGGGTCGGAACGAGGCCCACATCGCCGTAAACTCCCGATCCGGATGCATATAAGATGACCGGCACCCCGGTCAGGCGCATAGCCTCGAGGATATTGTAGGTGAGGAGCGTTCCTTCGCGCAGGTCC
Above is a genomic segment from bacterium containing:
- a CDS encoding HAD family hydrolase, whose protein sequence is MAVRAVFLDRDGVVNEVVRRNGVPVSPVDFRELRIRPGIRECIRELKNNGWMVLIVTNQPDIARGGLDPDELEKMHGYIRASLEVDDIIVCPHDTADGCRCRKPRPGMLEDGAARYGIDLSGSFMAGDQQKDMAAGRAAGCRTILVDAPYNRGVQSDFTVADPGNISRVVLGKDRRA
- a CDS encoding galactokinase — protein: MIITRTPFRVTLGGGGTDLPAYYERHGGLIIAAGIAKYMYINVNQPFDRMVRVKYSESETVKTVTEVRHNIAREALKINGFQRGIEVASIADIPAGTGLGSSSCYTVGLLNALHTLKMEYMDLYRLAEEACRLEIDILGYPIGKQDQYMAAFGGITVLEIDRTGQVEVKKLHLDPDLIENLNRNLMMFFTHTFHRANDILAEQSSSARAARPEVLSNMHRIKEIGYLVLAALEEGNLTEIGRLFDEHWRCKRAISPKMSNPRFDEIYESALEAGALGGKISGAGGGGFFVFYVEQDHAKFREKMAARGLRPMRYRFDFEGTKVLANLRDICI
- a CDS encoding sugar phosphate nucleotidyltransferase; translated protein: MPQAVILAGGMGTRLGAEAAGIPKSLVDVDGAPFILRQLRLLVSRGFRRAVLCVGYRGDMIEDRLGDGAGLGMELIYSREKEDALLGTAGALKKAEKLLENEFLLLYGDSYLDFDYRAFIAAFREMDYDIFLSVFRNAGLYDASNVRLEGERVIYDKTDPDPAMEYIDYGAALFRRRVLNEFVPGAPEDLSRIYARLSREDRIGGYVTDRRFYEIGSLDGLREFREYMRTRGGQEQ
- a CDS encoding NAD-dependent epimerase/dehydratase family protein, with product MRSFIAGGAGFIGSHMAAALMERGPVTVYDNLSSGSLEHLKAVRSREGFRFLKGEVGDLESLRRAMAGHDLVVHLASNPDIARSMVETDLDLREGTLLTYNILEAMRLTGVPVILYASGSGVYGDVGLVPTPEDFGPLLPISLYGASKLAGEGMISAFSHMFGLRGFIFRFANVVGARQTHGVGYDFIRKLDKNPKALEILGDGSQSKSYIHVSDVVRAMLHVLDRSRERLDVFNIATGDYIDVGGIAAIVIEEMGLAEVELDYTGGDRGWKGDVPKVRFVLDKIFSLGWRPCLNSAEAIRNSVREMLEEEEENGRP